From Nicotiana tabacum cultivar K326 chromosome 22, ASM71507v2, whole genome shotgun sequence, one genomic window encodes:
- the LOC107786094 gene encoding putative 2-oxoglutarate-dependent dioxygenase AOP1, translating into MGSLTASPQLLVVNFNNEELRPGTATWESTCKEIRFAFENHGSFIALYDKISPQLQKSIFQASQQLFELPLEKKVLNTNEKPYHGYVGQIPFLPHHEAFGIDYATTSQGIQSFSNLMWPQGNDFFGENSLMFSKIVAELDQKVVRMLFESYGIGKNCESYLESTTYLLRYLKYDAPNTKENSMVFPPHTDKTFTTILYQNRISGLEVQTRDGQWINMEFPPSSFVVMAGEACRGWSNDRVLTPVHKVIMDISGNETRYTVGIFTFLKDDKMIEVAEELVDEEHPLQFKPFVHIDLIKFFDTERGRRSQDLLKDFCGV; encoded by the exons ATGGGTTCTTTAACAGCTTCACCACAATTACTAGTAGTAAACTTCAATAATGAAGAACTAAGACCAGGCACAGCCACTTGGGAATCTACATGTAAAGAAATCAGGTTTGCCTTTGAAAACCATGGCAGCTTTATAGCACTTTATGACAAAATCTCACCCCAACTTCAAAAATCCATTTTTCAAGCTTCCCAACAATTATTTGAGCTCCCTTTAGAGAAAAAAGTCCTAAATACCAATGAAAAACCTTATCATGGTTATGTTGGCCAAATTCCATTTCTACCTCATCATGAAGCTTTTGGCATTGACTATGCAACTACTTCTCAAGGTATTCAAAGCTTTTCCAACCTCATGTGGCCTCAAGGAAACGACTTTTTTGG tGAGAATTCGTTGATGTTTTCAAAGATTGTGGCGGAGTTGGACCAGAAAGTTGTAAGAATGCTATTTGAAAGCTATGGAATAGGGAAAAACTGCGAATCGTACCTTGAATCAACCACGTATCTACTTCGATACCTGAAATATGACGCACCAAATACAAAGGAAAATAGTATGGTTTTCCCCCCACATACTGATAAAACATTCACGACCATACTATATCAAAATCGCATTTCAGGCTTGGAAGTTCAAACTCGAGATGGACAATGGATAAATATGGAGTTCCCACCCTCTTCTTTTGTAGTCATGGCTGGTGAAGCATGCAGA GGTTGGAGCAATGATCGCGTTCTTACGCCTGTCCATAAGGTGATTATGGATATAAGTGGGAATGAAACAAGATACACTGTTGGAATATTTACTTTTCTAAAGGATGATAAAATGATAGAAGTAGCAGAAGAACTAGTTGATGAAGAACATCCATTGCAGTTTAAGCCATTTGTTCATATAGATTTGATCAAGTTTTTTGACACAGAACGTGGTCGGAGATCGCAGGATTTACTCAAAGACTTCTGTGGTGTTTAA